GACGAGGCCTTTTACCGGGAGAAACAAATACAAGGGTGGAGCAGAAAAAAGCTTTAATCTCCGGGGAGGTTGTTGATTTGCACAAACTTGCTGAATGTAAAAATGAAACACATTTTAGAAATGCACCCTTTGACTCCGCTCAGGGGGCAGACGACTCCGAGCAGGGGGCAGAAAAATTTGAGCAGGTTACATAAAAAAAGGTGATTGAGCGGAGCCGAAATCACCGGCCCTTTCAACACCCAAACAACGACTCCTTCAACCCTTCCGGCCCGAACTGCTGCCGGTATTCATCATTTTCCAGCAAATGCTGCGTCACCGGTTCCTGTTCGCGTTTGATGAGATATTTGAGTTCATCCAGATTATCCGACCAGCGCACGCCGGTCCAGAACTGCACGCCGCTGAACTGGGTTTTGTACAAGGCGCGGCGATGATAGCAGGAACCGAGATAGATATAATTGCAGCCCTGGTTGTGCATGTGCTGAATCGTTGAGGTCATCATATACATACCCAGATTTTTCTGATGGTAATCCAGATCGTAAAACGCGTAATAATAAAACGCCGCGTCCGGCGGCTGCAGATACAGCACGACCAGCCCGATGTCCTGTTGTGATTCGCGGTCCCGGTACCGCATCACATGCGAGCAAACTGGCGAGCCGAACAGGCTGTCCAGGCGGTCATCGCTCATAATTTCCTCGCCGAACTTGCGGTCGGCATATTGCTTGCAGAACCGCCGCCATTCCGGCGTAAACTCGAATTCGTCCCGCGGCAGCATGGTATACTGCACGCCGTCACCCTTGCGCAAAACACGCCGATTTTCGGATGACGGCGCAAACCCGTTCAGAGGCACGCGCACATGCCGGCACATATAAAAACGATCGAGTTGATGCGAGTTAGGAAGAAATCCCCGGCTGAATGCAGCGGCCGGAGATTCGCCGTCGTCGAGAGTCGCCCAAACAGCATAAGGGAAAATATAATGATCATAATCGGATTTGTATTCTGAAAAAAAAATCTTCATGGTTCCTCAATTCTCATACGCACATGTGGTTCAAGCGTTCAGCGTTTATTCTTCACCCGGCGGCCACAAACTGGCGCCGATGTCCGTGCGGTAATAACTGGACAGGCAGTAAATTTTCTTGATAGTTTCATAACAGCGGTCCACAGCCCTTTGCAGCGAGGCATCCACGGCCACAATATCGGCCACACGGTGACCGGACATGAGCATATCGCCTTTTTTCCCGGGCACCACCTCGTTCCACCAGATATCGCAGGTAGGCTTGTCGTTCAGGCGCACAGTGAGGAACGGCCCTTCGATCTTGATATAGGGATATCCCCAGCCGGCGAGAGGTCAGGGACGCGGCGTATTCTTTGCCTTTGACAAAGCTGATATTTAGAGGCTTGTTGCGTCCGACGTTGATGATGGTTTCCACCGGATTTTCCAGCATGCGCCACAAGGCCGGACCGGTGGTAATTCCGGTGCGCACATTGTATTCGATCATGTGCCAATCGCCGTCGCGTTTAACCGCGGTGATCTGAACCGGACCGTTAAAGTCGACCTCGCGGAACCACGGCAGCAGCGGCGTCAGGCATTGCTCAACCAGCCCGTACGTGTCCTCCGGATCCGCCTCGACCAGTCCGCCCAGCGGCGCCCCGGCCACGGGTCCCATATTGCCGTCAAACGCGCGCTTGTATTCCTGGTTGGTGACCATGGGATAAATCGTGCCGTTGCTGACAAAGGCCACGTGTCCCGCTTCGCGGCGTCCCATATATTCCTGCAGGAACACCCCTTCCGCGTAATCCACATGCTCCAGCCAGCTTTTGGTGTCCTGCACGGTCTCGGTCACAATGGTGTGCACCGGACTGCCGGGCGCGCACAACGGATTTTTGATCACATAGGGTTTGGGATGTTTTTCCACATAG
This genomic window from candidate division KSB1 bacterium contains:
- a CDS encoding phosphoribosylamine--glycine ligase, which gives rise to MQDIIDGRQARIMVLGMGSFASSAMRVLSERGAKTWCYLTRDYGNYGPSLEGGTFHYKEYPNPCPLIRDLDIDLVIPMSINWHEQEWKDEFLAMDVPVLSPVRDAMRLERDRFFGRELCATYGIPAADAFVARNRLEALDYVEKHPKPYVIKNPLCAPGSPVHTIVTETVQDTKSWLEHVDYAEGVFLQEYMGRREAGHVAFVSNGTIYPMVTNQEYKRAFDGNMGPVAGAPLGGLVEADPEDTYGLVEQCLTPLLPWFREVDFNGPVQITAVKRDGDWHMIEYNVRTGITTGPALWRMLENPVETIINVGRNKPLNISFVKGKEYAASLTSRRLGISLYQDRRAVPHCAPERQAYLRYLVERGGAREKRRYAHVRSPCGRYCGRGCLAAKGCGPLL